GCGCTGACGATCTGCGAGACGCTCGCACGCTCCAACGCGCTCGACGTCATCGTGGTGGACTCCGTCGCAGCGCTGGTGCCCAAGGCCGAGCTCGAGGGCGAGATGGGCATGGCCACGATGGGCATGCAGGCGCGCCTCATGTCGCAGGCGTTGCGCAAGCTCACCGCCATCCTCGCCAAGGCCAAGACCACCTGCCTCTTCACAAACCAGATGCGCGAAAAGGTCGGCGTCATGTTCGGGAATCCCGAGACCACGCCCGGTGGCAAGGCGCTGAAGTTCTACGCGAGCGTGCGCATGGACATTCGCAGGCGCGATGCGATCAAGGACGCCACGGGCGCGGCCATCGGCAGCCACGTGCGTGTGAAGGTCGTGAAGAACAAGGTCGCCCCGCCGTTCGCCGAGGCCGAGTTCGACATCATGTTCAACCACGGCATCAACAAGGAAGGCAGCATCCTCGAGGTTGGCATCGACAAGGGCGTGGTGGAGAAGAAGGGCGCCTGGCTCCAATTCGACGGCGACCTCATCGGCCAGGGGAAGGACGCCGCCGTGAACGCGCTCCGGGACAAGCCCGGCCTCGCGAAGAAAATCGTGGATTCGATTTACGCGAAGCTCGCGGCCCCGGCGCCCGCAGCGGCCTCAGCGTAGCAGAACGGCCGCCGCGTGATCGGCAAAGCGCATCCCCATGCGCGTGAGGTGAAAGCGCCTCGCGTCTGACTCCGCCAACCCGCCGGAAATCAGTTCATCCATCTCCGCGCGCCATTCGCGTCGCAGGTCGAAGCCCGTCGTGCGCTCGAACTCGTCGAACGGCCAGCCCGCGTTCATTCGCAAGCCGAACGCGGCCGTCTCTCCCGCGCGCCGCAGCGGCGGCAGTTGCTCGCTCGACTCGATGGCGCGCGCGCCTTTCTCGAGTTGCTCGCAGTAGAGCTGCGTGTTGGACCAGTTCTTCGTGCGCACGCCATCCACGTAACCCGCCGCGCTCGGGCCGAGGCCGTGATACGCGCCGCCGCGCCAGTAGTTCACGTTGTGCCGGCAGGCGCGCGCCGGGATGCCACCCGCCGCGTCCAGCACTCCGCCCGGGTGCTTCCCGAAGTTCGCCACCTCATACTGCGCAAACCCCGCCCGGTCCGCCGCGCGGAGCAGTTCCTCATACATCGCCTCGGCGAGTTCCTCATCCACGTCGAACTCGCCCGCCTGCAACTGTGCGAAGAGCGGCGTGTCCTGCTCGTAAATGACCTCGTAGCAGGAGAGATGTTCGCTGCCCAGCGCCGCGGCTTCGCGCAGGGTGGACTGCCAGGTCTCCATCGTCTGGCCGGGGATGGCGAACATGAGGTCCACGTTCACGTTGTCGAAGCCCGCGGCGCGCAGCGTGTCGAAGGACTTGAAGACCTGCCCGCGCGAGTGGAGGCGCCCGAGGCGGTCAAGGAGCTGCTCGTCGAGCGACTGAACGCCCATCGAAACGCGGTTCACGCCGAAATCGCGCAGCAGCTTCGCCTTGTCGTCGGACACGGTCGCGGGATTGCACTCCACCGTCCACTCGCCGGCGCCGAGCAGGTTAAGTCGCTGCATCGCCTCGAGGATTCGCCGCCATTGCGCGAGGTTCAGGAGCGACGGTGTGCCGCCGCCGAAGAAAACGGTCTGCGGCTTGAGTTCATGCGCGACCAATCCCATCTCGCGCACAAGCGCCGCGACATAGCGGTTTGTCACGTCGCCCGACGGCGGCGCCGAGTAAAAGGCGCAATACTCGCACTTGTGCGCGCAAAACGGCACGTGCACGTAGAGGCTGGTGACAGTCGGCACGGGCGGACGATGGCGGAGGAGCGGGCGCCGGGCAAGGGCGGGGCGTCACCCCGCCATCAGTCGCGCCACCAGGTCGGAAAGCAGCACCCCTCGCGATGCGGGCCACGGCGGCTTGCCGGTGCGAAAGAAATCATCCATGGCTGCGACAAGCCGGCTGTAGTGATTCTCCGCCGGGGACGGGCCGCGCAGGACTTGAGCCGAGAGGATTTCCCCGGAGCGCAATTGCACGGCGAAGTTGATGTCCGCCACGACGCCGTCGAGCACGAGCACGGTCGTGCGGAGGCCGTCCTTGTGGAAGATCGAGACGCCGCGCGGCTCACGCGCGAGCTTGGGCACGAGGCCGAGGCCGGCGAGGTCCTGCGTCCGGGCATCCTTGAGCGCGTCGCCCTGCGGCGAGTTCGAGCGCGAAAGCGCAGCGGCAAGCAGCGGCCAGGACCACGCGCGCCGTTCGCTGTCGCGCCAGACATCCTCGCCGGCAAACGTGCGAACGGTGTCAATCCCCGCCTCGCCGCCGCGCCGGCGTTCGACGAGGGCAAGCGCGAGGTCGAGTCCGTGCAGCTCCGCGGCCGGCTTCGGGCCTTGCACGACGACGAGCGCCTCTTTCAGCGGCGCGCCGGGGGGAACGTCCACCTGCGGCAGTCGCGGGGCGACGGGCACCCAGGTCCCGGAGAGGAGGCTGGTGCGCGACGCTGCAGCGCTGCGCCCGGAGAGGCGCGCCGATTCGAAGTCGTCGGCCAAGGGACCGTAGATGAAGCAGGTGCCGACGCGCGCCCGGATCGCGCTTGCCGTGCGGACCGGGAGTTCCGGGCCATGCTTCGCGCCGGGCGTCGTCGGGATGATGATGACCGCGTCGGACGTGGCGAAGTGGCCGAGTTCATCCGTGATCCGCGTCACTCCGTGGTCGCGCACGCGACGCGTCAGTTCCGCGTCGCCGATGCTGCGACTTGCAGCGACGAAGCATTTCGTGCCGGGGAATGTTCGCCATCCGCCGTCGCGCGG
The window above is part of the Verrucomicrobiota bacterium genome. Proteins encoded here:
- the recA gene encoding recombinase RecA, translated to MPPKPADKSPDKPAADTKAADAAKQSAARARELESAISTITKAYGEGSIMRLGDAQSQRKMEIIPSGALALDLALGVGGVPRGRVVEIFGPESSGKTTLMLHIIANAQKGGGLAAFIDAEHALDPVYAKKLGVNLDDLLVSQPDSGEEALTICETLARSNALDVIVVDSVAALVPKAELEGEMGMATMGMQARLMSQALRKLTAILAKAKTTCLFTNQMREKVGVMFGNPETTPGGKALKFYASVRMDIRRRDAIKDATGAAIGSHVRVKVVKNKVAPPFAEAEFDIMFNHGINKEGSILEVGIDKGVVEKKGAWLQFDGDLIGQGKDAAVNALRDKPGLAKKIVDSIYAKLAAPAPAAASA
- the hemW gene encoding radical SAM family heme chaperone HemW, whose protein sequence is MPTVTSLYVHVPFCAHKCEYCAFYSAPPSGDVTNRYVAALVREMGLVAHELKPQTVFFGGGTPSLLNLAQWRRILEAMQRLNLLGAGEWTVECNPATVSDDKAKLLRDFGVNRVSMGVQSLDEQLLDRLGRLHSRGQVFKSFDTLRAAGFDNVNVDLMFAIPGQTMETWQSTLREAAALGSEHLSCYEVIYEQDTPLFAQLQAGEFDVDEELAEAMYEELLRAADRAGFAQYEVANFGKHPGGVLDAAGGIPARACRHNVNYWRGGAYHGLGPSAAGYVDGVRTKNWSNTQLYCEQLEKGARAIESSEQLPPLRRAGETAAFGLRMNAGWPFDEFERTTGFDLRREWRAEMDELISGGLAESDARRFHLTRMGMRFADHAAAVLLR